The DNA region TCGCCACCTCGCATCGCGCCGCCATCAAGCAGCTCGAGCGGTTCGAGTCGGACCCGGCCGGCTTCCAGCCTGGGGGCACGCCGCGCGCCGCGCCGCTCTTCCTCGACAACGAGCTGGTCGAGGAGTTCGTGGTTTGGTCCGCCGGCGAACGAGCGAACACTGCTCAGTGGGTGGGGAAGCAGAAGGCCATCCTGACCTGGTGGATGGAAAGGCTCCGAGGCGTCGACCTCCGTCGCGCCTCGTTGCGCGACCACATCCTGCCGCCGCTCGAGGGTGCCACCTCGCGCCGGCAGCGGATCGCTGTCCTCAAGGCGCTCTACTCCTGGCTCCGCAAGCGGCGCCACCTGCTGACCTCCGCGGATGACTGCACGCTCGACCTCTCCGCCCCTGCCGCCACGCCCGAGCAGTGGCGCCGCCTCAAGACCATACCGCGCGACCACATCGACCTCGTGATCGAGTACCTCCGCGCCGAGGAGCAGGAGCGTCGCACCAAGCACGAGCAGCGCAAGCAGGCCCGCCGGCAGACGAAGTCCGGCACGGTCCTCCGCGTGGTGTCCGACAACGAGGAGGAGAAGGAACCGCGCGACGCGCCGTGGTCCGACGTGCTCACGATCCAAGCCGGCACCGGCTGGCACACGACCGAGGTCGTCCGGTTCGCCGCGAGCGGCTCCATCGAGCCTCTCCCGCAGGCGGTGGTGCAGGACGGTGTCGCGGGCGTGCTCATCTGCCCGATGCACAAATCCGGCGAGCCGATTCGGACCCGCGTCTCGGCCGCGGTCGTCGACGCGGCGAAGCGCCTGCTCGAGCACGGCGCGGTCTCGCGTGAATGGTACGACCGCGCCGTTCGCGCCGCCTGCAAGTCGGTGAAGCGCCCGGACGGCAAGGTCGGGATCCCGGTGTTCACGCCCGGCCGGCTGCGCCACTCGGTGGCGACCTGGGCGATCGAGTCTGGAGCCGACCCGGCCGCCGTCGCCGCGTTCCTGGGCCACAAGTCGGCCCGAACGACGAAGCGGTTCTATGCGACACACGCCAGCGTGCGGAAGGTGCCGACGCTGGTGTGACCCGGCTTCACCCGGCCGCCTCTACCTTGACGCTGGCGTGCCGCCTGTGGTCTCGTAGCCTCGCAGTCAACATAGCTTGTGCCCCGCGCCTGGGGCCTTGAGAGTCGGTGGCAGCGGGAAGGCCGGTTCTCCACGAACTCCCCAGGGCGCGGATAGGCAAAGTCGCTGGTCACCCGACTGCGACGGCACGAGACCGATCTCCACGCGGAACCCGAGCCGGCGTGGCGAACCCCAAAGGAAGGGTTCGCCATGCCTACGTCCGCGAAGCGGTCTACTGCCCTCACGCCCAAGTATGATCCCCTCCCCCTCGCGCTTTCGAAGCGTGCGGCGGCGAAGAAGCTCGGCATCGACAGAGGCCGCACGCTCTCACTCCTCATCCGCACTGGCCGGCTGCGCACCGTGCCGTGGGGCAACGCGGTTCGGATCCCTCTCGCCGAGGTCGAGCGACTGGCAGCCGAGGGTTTCGACGCCAAGGGCGCCGCGCCGCGGGCGGCACAAGCTCCGCGCGCGAGGCGCGGCACTGTTGACCCTGCCGCGCTCCGCCGCATGACGGTGGGCGACATCCTCGCTCGGAGGAAGGCGCCTTGACCCGCAAGCAAGCGGCGGCGCTCGCGCAACTGGTCGAGGTCCTCAAGCCGAGAGAGCTGCAGGTTCTCTTCACGTACTGTGACCGCGCGTTCTGGGAAACCGACGCGCTCATCCGCGGCACGTCCGGGGACGCCGTCATGCGGCGAGTGCTGGAGCGGCGCGCGCGCCTTCTGGTGACGGCGCGTCGCCTCGCGCTCAAGAAGCTTGGCGGGGCCGTGCCTGATGGAGGCGGGTCCAATGACCGCGCGTGAGTGGAAGGCTTTCGAGCGCCTCGTCGCGATCCTCAAGCCCGGTGAGCGGGCGGTCCTCATCCGCGTGTTGGGTCGACAAGCGCGCGAACTGGCTGCCATCGCGCCCAACCCGGCTCACGCAGCGGACCGCCTCATCCAGCGTCGCGTGCGCGAACTCAAAGCGATGCGCGACTACGCCGTGGAGATGCCTGGCCGGGAGGAGGCTCGGCGATGACAACCAAGCCCTCTCCGGAAGCGCTGCGCGCTGCGCTACCTGCACAACTCATCGCGACGGACGCTTGGGTCGGCCACAAGGCCAAGAAGCCGCTGATCCTGCCCGGCTGCGCTCGACTGGCGAAGACCAACGACCCCAAGACGTGGCGGCCGTTCCGCGACGCGCTGGCGTTCCTCAAGCGCACGTACGACGACCCGCAGGCCGGCGTCGGGTTCGTCTTCCAACGCAAGCTCGGCGTCGTCTTCATCGACTTCGACCACTGCCTGGACACGAGCGGAGCCCTCCTGCCCTGG from Anaeromyxobacter dehalogenans 2CP-C includes:
- a CDS encoding tyrosine-type recombinase/integrase; this encodes MAPEQQAGRASHRGSWIGTWEGGRIWRGADGTTTFHIQRMVAGRRYSFGVATSHRAAIKQLERFESDPAGFQPGGTPRAAPLFLDNELVEEFVVWSAGERANTAQWVGKQKAILTWWMERLRGVDLRRASLRDHILPPLEGATSRRQRIAVLKALYSWLRKRRHLLTSADDCTLDLSAPAATPEQWRRLKTIPRDHIDLVIEYLRAEEQERRTKHEQRKQARRQTKSGTVLRVVSDNEEEKEPRDAPWSDVLTIQAGTGWHTTEVVRFAASGSIEPLPQAVVQDGVAGVLICPMHKSGEPIRTRVSAAVVDAAKRLLEHGAVSREWYDRAVRAACKSVKRPDGKVGIPVFTPGRLRHSVATWAIESGADPAAVAAFLGHKSARTTKRFYATHASVRKVPTLV